In Pseudoclavibacter sp. Marseille-Q3772, the sequence CCTACACCCCGAACATCCAGTTCGCGCCCTTCTACGTCGCCGAAGAACTTGGCTACTTCGAAGACGCCGGCGTCAACGTCGAGCTGCGCCACCACGGCGAAAGCGAAGAACTCTTCGGCGCCCTCAAAAACGGCACCGAAGACATGGTCTACGCCAGCGGCGACGAAATCACCCAGGCCGCCGCGGGTGGGCTCGACGCCAAAGCCGTCGCAACCCTGTACGCCACCTACCCCGCCGTACTCATCGCGCCCGCCGACTCCGACATCACCTCCGCCGCCGACCTGCGCGACAAACGCGTCGGCGTTCCCGGTGCCTACGGGCAAACCTACTTCGCGCTGCTGGCCATGCTCGCCGACGCCGGCATGAGCATCGACGACATCACCCTCGAGCAAATCGGCTACACCCAGCAGGCCGCGCTCACCAGCGGCAAAGTGGATGCGGTGATGGGCTTCGTCAACAACGACGCGGTGCAGCTCGACGCCAGCGGGTTTGCGGTGCGCACTATCGAGGCGGTGGGTGCGGATGAGCCGCGTCTCGTGGGTCCGGCCCTGACCGCAAGCAACCAGCTGATCTCGCAACACGGCGAGCAGATCGACCGCATTCTGACCGCCATCGACCGGGCGAACGAGGTGATCCGCACCGACCCGGAACGCGCCGTCGAGATCGCAGCCAACTACATCCCGACCCTCACCACTGACGAGCAGCGCGAGGCCGCACTCGCGACGCTGAAAGCAACCACGCCGCTGCTGTCGGACACCATGCGCAACGTGCAAGCCGATTGGCAGCGCATGGCGTCGTTCCTCGCCGACGAGGGGTTGATCACCGAGCGTGTCGCGCCCGATTCGCTGTTCACGAACGAGTTCCTCGGGCCGGATGCGAGCGGCGCGTAGGGCACAATACTGGTGATGACTACACACGGCGACAACCCGACCCACGAACTGTCGACCTGGGGCGTTGGCCCCTGGCCGGGTGGTCGCGAACAGTGGCCCGACGACCCGCGCTACGACCCGGAGCTGCTCGAGCACGGCGACACCCGCAATGTGATCGACCGCTTTCGGTACTGGCGGATGTCGGCGATCGTTGCCGAGCTGGATAAGACCCGGCATCCGTTTCACGTGGCTATTGAGAACTGGCAGCACGATATGAACATCGGGTCGATCGTGCGCAGCGCGAATGCGTTTGGGGCGAACACGGTGCATATTGTGGGCCGCAAGCGGTGGAACCGCCGCGGGGCGATGGTCACCGACCGGTATCAGCATGTGGTGCATCACGAGACGATCGCCGACCTGGTGGCGTGGGCGCGCGAGTCGGAAATGCCGATTGTTGCGATTGACAATGTGCCCGGATGCGTGCCGATCGAAACGACGCCGCTGCCGGAGCGGTGCGTGTTTCTCTTTGGGCAGGAGGGGCCGGGGCTGACGCGCGAGGCGGTGGATGCGGCTGAGCAGGTGATCGAGATTACGCAGTTCGGTTCTACCCGGTCGATTAATGCGTCGGCTGCGGCGGCGATCACGATGCACGATTGGGTGCTGCAGCATGTGTACGGCCGCGGGATTTGAGTAGCGCGGCTGCGCTGTTGTAGCGGCGGGTGCTGTTGCTGCGGGCACGGCTGTAGCGGCGGGCACGGCCGAGTCGGGTCTTGCCGAGATTGGGTCAGAACTGTCACCAAAACCCCGCAAAACCCGGGCAAAACACCCCAAAACACCCCAAATTGGTGACAGTTCTGATCGCCGCGGTGCCCGCGCGCGGTGTGTGGGGGTGCGGAGGTGCCGCGGCGCCCGCGCGGCGCTAGAAAATCATCGGCGCGTCGTCATCCAAAGCCGTCTCCGCGTCCAGCGTCACCACCACCGGCACATGGTCGCTCGGCCCGTCGCCCCCGCGCTCATCACGCTCAATCGACGCCTCCAGCACCAACTCATCAAACGCAGGCGTTCCCAACACAAAGTCGATCCGCATGCCCTCGTTCCGCGGAAACCGCAGCTGCTGATAGTCCCAATAGGTGTACCCGGCCACATCCCGCGAGCGCGCCGCGTCAATAAACCCGTCGTCCAAGAACGCCGCAAACGCCTCCCGCTCCGGCGCGGTAACGTGCGTGCGCCCAGCAAAAAACTCGATATCCCACACATCGGTATCCAGCGGCGCAATATTGAAGTCACCCATGATCGCGAGCGGCTCATCGGCATGCGCACGACGCCGCTCCCGCAGCGCCTCACGCAGCGCCGCAAGCCATTCCAGCTTGTACTGATAGTGCGGATGGTCGATCTCGCGCCCGTTGGGCACATACAGCGAGTACAGCCGCATCCCTTCAACGGTCACCGCGAGCGCCCGCGCCTCGCGCGGCAGCACACCCTCAGCATCGGCCTTGCCGAATCCGGGCATCCCGGCGAACCCGGTTTCGGCATCCTCGATCGGCAGCCGCGAAGCAAAGGCAACACCGTTCCACTGGTTCACGCCGTGCGCGATCACCTCGTAGCCGGCGCGCTCAAACGCCTCGTAGGGGAACTGCTCGGGCTTGCACTTGGTCTCCTGCATCGCCAGCACGTCGATATCGGCGCGCTGCAGAAAATCAACGACGCGCGCTTGGCGCGTCCGAATCGAGTTCACGTTCCAGGTGGCAATCCGCATGGTTCTACGGTAGCCGGATGCGGCCTGGTCGCGGCTCCCCGCAGCGCACGGTCGTATCATGGCAGGGTGACTTCCGCACGCGAACAACTCATTCAGCTCATCTCCGACGAGGCCGTCTTCCACGGAGACTTCACCCTCACCAGCGGCAAAAAGGCGAGCTATTACATCGACCTGCGCAAGCTGTCGCTCGATCACCGCGCCGCGCCGCTGATCGGCCAGGTGTTGCTCGAGCTGGTGGATGAGTTCGGCGATATCGCTGCGGTCGGCGGGCTGACGATGGGCGCTGATCCGCTCGCGAACGCCGTCATGCACACGGCGGTTGCGTCCGGTCGCGCGCTCGACGCCTTCGTGGTGCGCAAGGAACCGAAGGATCACGGTCGCGGCCGGCAGGTTGAGGGTCCGGATGTGACGGGCAAGCGGGTGGTTGTGCTTGAGGACACTTCCACCACGGGCGGTTCGCCGCTGAAGGCAATCGAGGCGCTCGAGAAGGTCGGCGCCGAAGTCGTCGCGGTGTGCACGATTGTGGATCGCGCGACCGGTGCCGGTGAGCGTATCGAGCAGGCCGGCTACCCCTACCGGTACGCGATCAGCCTGGACGATCTCGGGCTGACTCCGCAGTAATTCCGGGGCGCGTGGTGGGAAGTCACGAGTATCGTCGCTCGGCGCAGCAGGGCGGCCCGGGTCAAACCCAGCATCGCCAGCACCGGCTCAACAGGCAACAATGGCGCCCCACGCCGAGGGCACTCATTGTCCCGCTCGCACTGGTTGTGGCCGGTCTCATCATCGGCATGGTGTGGGCGCCGTGGGGGCGCGACCGCTCAGCGAGCGAGCAGACACCCACGCCGACCCCGGATGCGTTTGCTCTCGAACCCGGCGCCTGTATCGGCACGCTCGACACCGGCTGGGAGGACGAGTTGCAGCAAGTACCGTGCAGCGAACCGCACACCGGCGTGGTCCTCGGTACTGTTCCGGTCGCATCCGTGCTGCCTGACACCGAAACCGGCCCACCAGCGGCAACCAGCACGCCAACCGCGGGCACCTCGCAGACGCAACCCGCCGCATCCGCCCCGCTGTGGCCAGGAGACACCGCGCTTGCCGAACGCGCGATGCTCGCCTGCGAGCGGGCCGAGCAGTGGCAGCGCGCGGTCGACGATGAACTCACCGTGGTTACGCGCTGGCCGCGCCAGAGCGAGTGGGATGCGGGCAAGCGCGACTATCTCTGCCTCGCGCGGGTGCCAGCGGTAGCGGTACCGACGCCGACAGTGGCCAAGCCAACAGCGGATGTGCCGATCCGCTCGGTAAGCGCCTCCGCCGGTTCGGCAGTCGAACGCCTCCATTGCCCCGGAGATACCCCGACAACGCGCCGGAACGCGCGACTGAAGGCAGCTTCGGAGCCATAGCCGGTCAGTTCTGCGACCCGTGCCACGCTGAGCCGGTCGTTGACCAACAGCAGCTGTGCCTGCTGCATCCGCAATCGAGTGAGGTACGCCATCGGAGTCTCCCCCACCACTGCAACGAACCGCGCGCTAAAGAGCGAACGAGATACGTTCGCGACCGACGCCAGCGCGGCAACATCCCAGTCCCTGCCCGGCGACTCGTGCATCGCCGCGATGGCAGGACCAAGCCGGTCATCGTTAGCTGCCGTAAACCAGCCTGCGTCAGCGTGCCCGGCGATCCAAGTGCGAATAACCTGAACGACGATGATGTCCGCGAGCCGAGAGGCCACGACGTCGCCGCCCACCCGGCTCGCGGCGAGTTCGTCGCCCATGAGTCGGATTGAGTCGAGGATGCCCGAGTTTGCGGCGACCGATTCGCGTGTCATGACGAGTACCGGCGGCAGGTGACGCGCCATCTCGCGCGCCGCGAGGCTCTCGAACCCGACAATCCCACAAATAAGTCGTGTGGCTGCTCCGCCACCGCCGTGCACAAGTCGAGAGTGCTGAGGGCCGAGGTATTCCTGCGGGAGCTGGTCGACTCGAGGGCATTGCGGATGCGGTGTGTCGGCGCTGTCGTTGACGCTGTGCAGGATGTGGCCGCGACCGTGCGGCACAAGCGCGATGTCGCCCGATCGAAGTTGGAGGCAGGTTTCTCCCTCGAGTGCCAGTGTGCACTCGCCCACCGTGACGACGTGGAAGCTAATCGAGTTGGCGATCGCCGGCATCGTAACCCCCCAGGGGTCAGTGAGTTCAACCTGGCAGTAGAAGTCGCCTCGTAACCGGACGCGATGTAGTAGTTCTTCGAGCCGCGACGTGGCACTGACCGCGGAAACCGGAGATTGCTGAGCCATAGATTCATTCTGGCCAAAAATTGATCGTAACTCCAT encodes:
- a CDS encoding ABC transporter substrate-binding protein, which translates into the protein MTRPARAHRILRRIAAATIAAITAVALAGCQLGESDDDITIGLTYTPNIQFAPFYVAEELGYFEDAGVNVELRHHGESEELFGALKNGTEDMVYASGDEITQAAAGGLDAKAVATLYATYPAVLIAPADSDITSAADLRDKRVGVPGAYGQTYFALLAMLADAGMSIDDITLEQIGYTQQAALTSGKVDAVMGFVNNDAVQLDASGFAVRTIEAVGADEPRLVGPALTASNQLISQHGEQIDRILTAIDRANEVIRTDPERAVEIAANYIPTLTTDEQREAALATLKATTPLLSDTMRNVQADWQRMASFLADEGLITERVAPDSLFTNEFLGPDASGA
- a CDS encoding RNA methyltransferase — translated: MTTHGDNPTHELSTWGVGPWPGGREQWPDDPRYDPELLEHGDTRNVIDRFRYWRMSAIVAELDKTRHPFHVAIENWQHDMNIGSIVRSANAFGANTVHIVGRKRWNRRGAMVTDRYQHVVHHETIADLVAWARESEMPIVAIDNVPGCVPIETTPLPERCVFLFGQEGPGLTREAVDAAEQVIEITQFGSTRSINASAAAAITMHDWVLQHVYGRGI
- a CDS encoding exodeoxyribonuclease III, giving the protein MRIATWNVNSIRTRQARVVDFLQRADIDVLAMQETKCKPEQFPYEAFERAGYEVIAHGVNQWNGVAFASRLPIEDAETGFAGMPGFGKADAEGVLPREARALAVTVEGMRLYSLYVPNGREIDHPHYQYKLEWLAALREALRERRRAHADEPLAIMGDFNIAPLDTDVWDIEFFAGRTHVTAPEREAFAAFLDDGFIDAARSRDVAGYTYWDYQQLRFPRNEGMRIDFVLGTPAFDELVLEASIERDERGGDGPSDHVPVVVTLDAETALDDDAPMIF
- the pyrE gene encoding orotate phosphoribosyltransferase — encoded protein: MTSAREQLIQLISDEAVFHGDFTLTSGKKASYYIDLRKLSLDHRAAPLIGQVLLELVDEFGDIAAVGGLTMGADPLANAVMHTAVASGRALDAFVVRKEPKDHGRGRQVEGPDVTGKRVVVLEDTSTTGGSPLKAIEALEKVGAEVVAVCTIVDRATGAGERIEQAGYPYRYAISLDDLGLTPQ
- a CDS encoding AraC family transcriptional regulator — encoded protein: MAQQSPVSAVSATSRLEELLHRVRLRGDFYCQVELTDPWGVTMPAIANSISFHVVTVGECTLALEGETCLQLRSGDIALVPHGRGHILHSVNDSADTPHPQCPRVDQLPQEYLGPQHSRLVHGGGGAATRLICGIVGFESLAAREMARHLPPVLVMTRESVAANSGILDSIRLMGDELAASRVGGDVVASRLADIIVVQVIRTWIAGHADAGWFTAANDDRLGPAIAAMHESPGRDWDVAALASVANVSRSLFSARFVAVVGETPMAYLTRLRMQQAQLLLVNDRLSVARVAELTGYGSEAAFSRAFRRVVGVSPGQWRRSTAEPAEALTERIGTSAVGLATVGVGTATAGTRARQR